CGTCACCCCCTCACACCGCCGCCACCCACCGCGCCCGCAGTGCCTCTGCCGCGGTCTCCGGCGCCACCGCCGTCCACGTCTCGCCGCTCTTCGTGGCCACGCCGAGCCGCTCGAGCTTTGCCAGTGCATCGTCCACCTCGAAGTCCACCTGTTCGCCAAGCTTCTCGCGGAGCCACGCCTCCACGCGGGCGTC
The sequence above is drawn from the Pseudomonadota bacterium genome and encodes:
- a CDS encoding DUF3754 domain-containing protein, with translation LYFQTLDSEAGAFLRVLDEAFEEEAKEATLAYAFLLTDGPSTEPALDARVEAWLREKLGEQVDFEVDDALAKLERLGVATKSGETWTAVAPETAAEALRARWVAAV